The DNA segment TATGGGCAGTGCGTGCGGACGTCGCCGTGCGGGGCAGGGAGGGCGATGGTTGACGGGGCGGCATACGCGCGATTATTTGCGCGGCGCAAAAATTTTTGGGGTGATGTGAAGGCGCGGAAACCCTCTTGACAAATACCCTCCGATGTACGCATGCTCGGCGTCTGATCATGAGATACCGTGTCAAACCCTCAGGCCTCGGCGGCGCCGTCGCCGTTCCCGGCTCCAAGTCGCACACCATCCGCGCGCTGGTGTGTGCGCTGCTCGCCGACGGCGAATCGGTCATCGGCTCGCCGCTCGATTCGGCGGACACGCGCTCGTGCCTGGCCATGGTGCGCCGCTTCGGCGCCGACGTGCGCGAACAGGGCGGCCGCTGGACCGTGACCGGCCGCGGCGGAAACGTCGCCGTGCCCGACGACGTCGTCGATACCGGGAACTCGGGCACATCGCTCTACATGGGCCTGGGCGTCGCCGCGCTCGCGGAGGGGATTACCGTCTTCACCGGCGACCATCAGATCCGGAGCCGCCCGGCGGGGCCGCTCCTCGCGTCGCTGCGCGACCTGGGCTGCCGGGCCGAGTCCACGCGCGGGAACGACATGCCGCCGGTGGTCATTCGCGGACGCATGAAGGGGGGGCGCACCTCGGTGGAGGCGCACACCTCGCAGTACCTCAGCTCGCTCCTTCTCGCCGCGCCGTGCGCTGAAAATGAATCCGTCATCGAGGTGCCGCTCCTCAACGAGGCGCCGTACGTTTCCATGACCCTCGCATGGCTCGACCGGCTTGGGATCGTGTACAAGAACGAAGACATGAAGCGCTTCATCGTGCCGGGAGGCCAGCGCTACAGGCCGTTTCGCGAATCCATACCGGCCGATTTTTCCTCGGCCACCTTTTTCGTGGTGGCGGCCGCGGTCACCGGCGCGCGCATCACGCTTGAAGGCCTGGACTTTACCGATACGCAGGGCGACAAGGCGGTGGTCGATATCATCGAGCGCATGGGCGCGCGCGTGGAGAAGAGCGAACGTTCCATAACGGTGGAAGGCGGTGAACTCGAAGGCGGCGTCTTCGACCTCAACGCCATTCCCGACGCCCTTCCGGCGCTCGCGGTCGCCGGGTGCTTGGCGCGCGGCGAGACGCGACTGGTCAACGTGCCGCAGGCGCGGCTCAAGGAGACCGACCGGATAGCGGTGATGCGTTCAGAGCTCTCGAAGATGGGGGCCGGCATCTGCGAGACGCCCGACGGCCTTGTTATACGACAGAGCATTCTTTCGGGGGCGGCCGTGCGCGGGCACGCGGACCACCGCGTGGTTATGGCGCTTGCGGTGGCGGCCCTTGCCGCCCGGGGCGAGACGACGATCGACACGGCCGAGTCGGTTGCGGTGACCTTTCCCGCGTTCAGGGAGCTCATGTGCTCGCTCGGCGCGGACATTGAACTGATGGAGGATTGAGCGATGCCTGTACGGGGAGTGCGGGGAGCGACGACCGTCGGGAAAAACGATCGGGAGGAGATACTCGAACGAACCGGGGAGCTCTTGCGCGCGCTCGTTGAGAGAAACGG comes from the Spirochaetota bacterium genome and includes:
- the aroA gene encoding 3-phosphoshikimate 1-carboxyvinyltransferase — translated: MRYRVKPSGLGGAVAVPGSKSHTIRALVCALLADGESVIGSPLDSADTRSCLAMVRRFGADVREQGGRWTVTGRGGNVAVPDDVVDTGNSGTSLYMGLGVAALAEGITVFTGDHQIRSRPAGPLLASLRDLGCRAESTRGNDMPPVVIRGRMKGGRTSVEAHTSQYLSSLLLAAPCAENESVIEVPLLNEAPYVSMTLAWLDRLGIVYKNEDMKRFIVPGGQRYRPFRESIPADFSSATFFVVAAAVTGARITLEGLDFTDTQGDKAVVDIIERMGARVEKSERSITVEGGELEGGVFDLNAIPDALPALAVAGCLARGETRLVNVPQARLKETDRIAVMRSELSKMGAGICETPDGLVIRQSILSGAAVRGHADHRVVMALAVAALAARGETTIDTAESVAVTFPAFRELMCSLGADIELMED